A genomic stretch from Enterobacter dykesii includes:
- a CDS encoding CsbD family protein, giving the protein MNKDEIGGNWKQFKGKAKEQWGKLTDDDMTVIEGKRDQLVGKIQERYGYAKDQAEKEVGDWEKRNDYRW; this is encoded by the coding sequence ATGAATAAAGACGAAATCGGCGGCAACTGGAAGCAGTTCAAAGGTAAAGCGAAAGAACAGTGGGGTAAGCTGACTGATGACGATATGACCGTCATTGAAGGTAAACGCGATCAGCTTGTCGGTAAAATCCAGGAGCGTTACGGCTACGCGAAAGACCAGGCGGAAAAAGAAGTGGGCGACTGGGAAAAACGCAACGACTACCGCTGGTAA
- the gntR gene encoding gluconate operon transcriptional repressor GntR translates to MKKKRPVLQDVADRVGVTKMTVSRFLRNPEQVSVALRGKIAAALDELGYIPNRAPDILSNATSRAVGVLLPSLTNQVFAEVLRGIESVTDAFGYQTMLAHYGYKPELEEERLESMLSWNIDGLILTERTHTARTLKMIEVAGIPVVELMDSQSPCLDIAVGFDNFEAARQMTAAIIARGHRHIAYLGARLDERTIIKQKGYEQAMLDANLTPYSVMVEQSSSYTSGIELMRQARREYPQLDGIFCTNDDLAVGAAFECQRLGLKIPDDMAIAGFHGHDIGQVMEPRLASVLTPRERMGRIGAERLLARIRGEAVTPKMLDLGFTLSPGGSI, encoded by the coding sequence ATGAAAAAGAAACGCCCCGTACTTCAGGATGTCGCCGATCGCGTCGGTGTGACCAAAATGACGGTCAGCCGTTTTTTACGTAACCCGGAACAGGTTTCCGTGGCGTTACGTGGCAAGATTGCCGCTGCCCTTGATGAACTGGGTTATATCCCCAACCGCGCGCCAGATATTCTCTCCAATGCGACCAGCCGTGCGGTGGGCGTCCTGCTTCCTTCCCTGACCAACCAGGTTTTCGCCGAAGTTTTGCGCGGCATTGAAAGCGTCACCGATGCTTTTGGCTATCAGACCATGCTCGCCCACTACGGGTACAAGCCGGAACTGGAAGAGGAACGTCTTGAATCGATGCTTTCCTGGAACATTGACGGCCTGATTTTAACGGAACGTACCCACACTGCCCGCACGCTCAAAATGATTGAAGTGGCCGGTATCCCGGTGGTGGAGCTGATGGACAGCCAGTCGCCGTGCCTCGACATCGCCGTGGGGTTCGATAACTTCGAAGCGGCGCGCCAGATGACGGCGGCCATCATCGCCCGTGGGCATCGTCATATCGCCTATCTGGGTGCGCGTCTTGATGAACGTACTATCATCAAACAGAAGGGATACGAGCAGGCGATGCTCGACGCGAACTTAACCCCGTACAGCGTGATGGTGGAGCAGTCCTCCTCCTATACGTCGGGTATTGAGCTGATGCGTCAGGCGCGGCGCGAGTATCCGCAACTGGACGGTATTTTCTGTACCAACGATGACCTGGCGGTTGGCGCGGCGTTTGAGTGTCAGCGTCTGGGGCTGAAGATCCCTGATGATATGGCGATCGCCGGTTTCCACGGCCACGACATCGGCCAGGTGATGGAGCCGCGTCTGGCGAGCGTCCTGACCCCGCGTGAACGTATGGGCCGCATTGGCGCAGAACGCCTGCTGGCGCGCATTCGTGGTGAGGCAGTTACCCCGAAAATGTTAGATTTAGGTTTCACCTTGTCACCGGGTGGATCTATTTGA
- a CDS encoding diacylglycerol kinase, which yields MANNTTGLTRIIKAAGYSWKGFRAAWANEAAFRQEGVAAIIAVIVACFLDVDAITRVLLIGSVLLVMIVEILNSAIEAVVDRIGSDFHELSGRAKDMGSAAVLLAIITAVITWVTLLWSHFR from the coding sequence ATGGCCAATAATACCACTGGGTTAACGCGTATCATCAAAGCTGCCGGCTATTCATGGAAAGGTTTCCGTGCCGCATGGGCCAACGAGGCCGCCTTTCGCCAGGAGGGCGTCGCCGCTATCATCGCGGTGATCGTCGCCTGTTTCCTTGATGTTGATGCTATTACCCGCGTACTTCTTATCGGTTCCGTACTTCTGGTGATGATAGTGGAAATTCTTAATAGCGCTATTGAGGCCGTTGTCGATCGCATTGGTTCAGATTTCCACGAGCTTTCTGGCCGCGCAAAAGACATGGGCTCTGCTGCCGTGTTGCTGGCGATTATCACTGCCGTTATCACCTGGGTCACGCTGCTTTGGTCACATTTCCGATGA
- the dinF gene encoding MATE family efflux transporter DinF has translation MSLLTASDKALWRLALPMIFSNITVPLLGLVDTAVIGHLDSPVYLGGVAIGATATSFLFMLLLFLRMSTTGLTAQAYGAKDPLRLARALVQPLILALGAGALIIVLRAPLIDLALHVVGGSEAVLAQARRFLEIRWLSAPASLANLVLLGWLLGVQYARAPVILLVVGNLLNIVLDVWLVMGLHMNVRGAALATAIAEYGTFIIGLWMVWRVLVMRGISLALLKTAWRGNIRKLLALNRDIMLRSLLLQLCFGALTVFGARLGPEIVAVNAVLMTLLTFTAYALDGFAYAVEAHSGQAYGARESGQLRDVWRAACRQSGLVALAFGLVYACFGEQIVALLTSIPALRELASHYLIWQVILPVVGVWCYLLDGMFIGATRGAEMRNSMAVAAVGFGLTLLTLPWLGNHGLWLALAVFLSLRGLSLAFIWRRHWQNNTWLPSRHDIS, from the coding sequence ATGTCACTGCTGACGGCATCAGATAAGGCATTGTGGCGTCTTGCTCTGCCGATGATTTTCTCCAATATCACCGTGCCCTTGCTGGGTCTGGTCGATACTGCCGTTATTGGTCATCTTGATTCGCCTGTTTATCTTGGCGGCGTGGCGATTGGCGCGACGGCAACCAGTTTCCTGTTTATGCTGCTGCTCTTTTTGCGCATGAGCACCACCGGGCTCACGGCACAGGCTTATGGTGCAAAAGATCCGCTGCGCCTGGCGCGCGCGCTGGTCCAGCCGCTGATTCTTGCGCTTGGTGCGGGAGCATTAATCATTGTATTGCGTGCGCCCCTGATCGACCTTGCGCTCCATGTTGTCGGCGGCAGCGAGGCGGTACTGGCTCAGGCGCGCCGTTTCCTTGAAATCCGCTGGCTCAGCGCGCCCGCCTCGCTGGCAAACCTGGTTCTGCTGGGTTGGCTACTGGGCGTGCAGTACGCCCGTGCGCCAGTGATTTTGCTGGTAGTAGGCAACCTTCTCAACATTGTGCTGGATGTCTGGCTGGTAATGGGCCTGCATATGAACGTGCGGGGCGCGGCGCTGGCGACGGCAATTGCCGAATATGGGACCTTTATCATTGGCTTGTGGATGGTCTGGCGCGTGCTGGTGATGCGCGGGATCTCCCTGGCGCTGCTCAAAACCGCATGGCGCGGCAATATCCGTAAGCTGCTGGCGCTTAACCGAGATATCATGCTGCGCTCGCTGCTGCTTCAGCTCTGCTTTGGCGCGCTGACGGTTTTCGGGGCCCGACTGGGCCCAGAAATTGTCGCGGTCAATGCGGTATTGATGACGCTGCTTACCTTTACCGCCTACGCGCTGGATGGCTTTGCCTATGCGGTAGAAGCGCATTCGGGCCAGGCGTACGGCGCGCGCGAAAGCGGGCAACTGCGGGACGTCTGGCGGGCAGCCTGCCGCCAGTCAGGGCTGGTGGCGCTGGCGTTCGGCCTGGTTTACGCCTGCTTTGGTGAGCAGATTGTTGCATTGCTGACGTCTATCCCTGCGCTACGCGAACTGGCGAGTCACTATCTCATCTGGCAAGTCATCTTACCGGTGGTCGGCGTCTGGTGTTATCTGCTGGACGGCATGTTTATTGGGGCGACGCGCGGAGCTGAAATGCGTAACAGCATGGCTGTTGCGGCCGTGGGGTTCGGCCTGACGCTGCTGACGCTTCCCTGGCTGGGTAATCACGGTTTGTGGCTGGCCCTGGCCGTTTTCCTCTCGCTGCGTGGGTTATCGCTGGCTTTTATCTGGCGGCGCCACTGGCAGAACAATACCTGGCTCCCCTCGCGGCACGATATATCGTAA
- a CDS encoding cupin domain-containing protein, with protein sequence MKKPDCIRHWRDVEGADDSTYPDSDELFSIGAPLARKLGLGRIGIHHERLPPGRRTSYPHAESDEEEFVYVLEGHPEAWINGYLWKLEPGDSVGFPAGTGICHTFINNTDEEVRLLVVGEANKKHNRIYYPLNPVYAATREDRWVDHPPQFFGPHDGKPGKK encoded by the coding sequence ATGAAAAAACCTGACTGTATTCGGCACTGGCGCGACGTAGAAGGCGCGGATGATTCGACCTATCCCGACAGCGACGAGCTGTTTTCTATCGGTGCCCCGCTGGCGCGCAAGCTTGGGCTCGGGCGCATTGGTATCCATCACGAGCGTTTACCGCCCGGGCGCAGGACGTCCTATCCGCATGCGGAAAGCGATGAAGAAGAGTTCGTTTATGTGCTCGAAGGTCATCCAGAAGCGTGGATCAATGGCTATTTATGGAAACTTGAACCGGGCGACAGCGTGGGGTTTCCTGCCGGAACCGGTATTTGCCACACCTTTATCAACAACACGGACGAAGAGGTGCGGTTACTGGTCGTTGGCGAGGCCAACAAGAAGCACAACCGCATCTACTATCCTCTTAACCCCGTGTATGCCGCTACCCGTGAGGATCGCTGGGTAGACCACCCGCCCCAGTTTTTTGGACCGCATGATGGAAAACCTGGGAAAAAATAA
- the zur gene encoding zinc uptake transcriptional repressor Zur codes for MDKSTKELLAQAEKLCAQRNVRLTPQRLEVLRLMSLQQGAISAYDLLDLLRESEPQAKPPTVYRALDFLLEQGFVHKVESTNSYVLCHLFDQPTHTSAMFICDRCGVVKEEAAEGVEDIMHTLAAKMGFALRHNVIEAHGLCSACVEVEACRHQDACQHDHSILVKKKPR; via the coding sequence ATGGATAAGTCCACAAAAGAGCTGTTAGCGCAGGCCGAAAAGCTGTGTGCGCAACGCAATGTGCGCCTGACTCCGCAGCGCCTTGAAGTCCTACGTCTGATGAGCCTGCAGCAGGGTGCCATCAGCGCCTACGATCTGCTCGATCTGCTGCGCGAAAGCGAGCCGCAGGCGAAACCACCGACCGTGTATCGCGCCCTGGATTTCCTGCTGGAACAAGGATTCGTGCATAAAGTTGAGTCCACAAACAGCTATGTGTTGTGCCATCTGTTCGATCAGCCCACCCACACATCGGCGATGTTTATCTGTGACCGCTGCGGCGTGGTGAAAGAAGAGGCTGCGGAAGGGGTGGAAGATATTATGCATACGCTGGCAGCAAAAATGGGTTTTGCCCTGCGTCATAACGTAATTGAAGCGCACGGGCTGTGTTCTGCCTGCGTGGAAGTGGAAGCCTGTCGTCATCAGGACGCGTGTCAGCACGACCACTCTATTCTTGTGAAGAAAAAACCGCGTTAA
- the lexA gene encoding transcriptional repressor LexA — MKALTTRQQEVFDLIRDHIGQTGMPPTRAEIAQRLGFRSPNAAEEHLKALARKGVIEIVSGASRGIRLLVEEETGIPLIGRVAAGEPLLAQQHIEGHYQVDPGMFKPSADFLLRVSGMSMKDIGILDGDLLAVHKTQDVRNGQVVVARIDDEVTVKRLKKQGNTVQLLPENNEFSPIVVDLREHNFSIEGLAVGVIRNGEWL, encoded by the coding sequence ATGAAAGCGTTAACGACCAGGCAGCAAGAGGTGTTTGATCTCATCCGGGATCATATCGGCCAGACGGGTATGCCACCGACGCGTGCGGAAATCGCGCAGCGTCTGGGTTTCCGTTCTCCAAATGCTGCCGAAGAACACCTGAAAGCGCTGGCGCGTAAAGGCGTGATTGAGATTGTTTCAGGCGCGTCACGCGGTATCCGCCTGCTGGTGGAAGAAGAGACGGGCATTCCGCTGATAGGCCGTGTTGCCGCCGGTGAGCCTTTACTGGCACAGCAGCATATTGAAGGCCACTACCAGGTCGATCCTGGCATGTTCAAACCGAGTGCTGATTTCCTGCTGCGCGTTAGCGGTATGTCGATGAAAGACATCGGTATTCTTGATGGCGATCTGCTTGCGGTGCACAAAACGCAAGATGTTCGTAACGGCCAGGTGGTTGTCGCGCGCATAGATGATGAAGTCACCGTAAAGCGTCTGAAAAAACAGGGGAACACCGTTCAGCTGCTGCCTGAAAACAACGAGTTCTCCCCGATTGTGGTCGATCTTCGCGAACATAACTTCTCTATCGAAGGACTGGCGGTTGGGGTCATTCGCAACGGTGAATGGCTGTAA
- the gntU gene encoding gluconate transporter produces MSTLTLVLTAVGSVLLLLFLVMKARMHAFVALMVVSIGAGLFSGMPLDKIAATMEKGMGGTLGFLAIVVALGAMFGKILHETGAVDQIAVKMLKSFGHSRAHYAIGLAGLICALPLFFEVAVVLLISVAFSMARHTGTNLVKLVIPLFAGVAAAAAFLLPGPAPMLLASQMHADFGWMILIGLCAAIPGMIIAGPLWGNFISRYVELHIPDDITEPHLGEGKMPSFGFSLSLILLPLVLVGLKTIAARFVPVGSSAYEWFEFIGHPFTAILVACLVAIYGLAMRQGMPKDRVMEICGAALQPAGIILLVIGAGGVFKQVLVDSGVGPALGEALTGMGLPIAVTCFVLAAAVRIIQGSATVACLTAVGLVMPVIEQLNYSGAQMAALSICIAGGSIVVSHVNDAGFWLFGKFTGATEAQTLKTWTLMETILGTTGAIVGMIAFTLLS; encoded by the coding sequence TTGAGTACATTAACGCTAGTTTTGACAGCAGTGGGTTCGGTATTGCTGCTGCTGTTTTTAGTGATGAAGGCGCGTATGCACGCTTTTGTTGCTTTGATGGTGGTCTCTATAGGTGCAGGTCTCTTTTCCGGTATGCCGCTCGACAAGATCGCCGCGACGATGGAAAAAGGGATGGGCGGCACGCTGGGCTTCCTGGCGATTGTGGTCGCGCTGGGCGCGATGTTTGGCAAGATTTTGCACGAGACGGGGGCGGTCGACCAGATTGCCGTCAAGATGCTGAAATCCTTCGGCCACAGCCGCGCGCACTACGCGATTGGTCTTGCGGGATTGATTTGCGCGCTGCCGCTGTTCTTCGAAGTGGCCGTTGTGCTGCTGATAAGCGTCGCGTTCTCCATGGCGCGCCATACCGGTACTAACCTCGTGAAGCTGGTCATTCCGCTGTTTGCGGGCGTGGCGGCGGCTGCAGCGTTTCTGCTGCCGGGGCCTGCGCCGATGCTGCTGGCATCCCAGATGCACGCCGACTTTGGCTGGATGATCCTGATTGGCCTGTGCGCGGCAATTCCGGGGATGATTATTGCCGGCCCGCTGTGGGGCAACTTCATCAGCCGTTACGTTGAGCTGCATATTCCGGATGACATCACCGAGCCGCACCTGGGAGAGGGCAAAATGCCGTCCTTCGGCTTCAGCCTGTCGCTGATCCTGCTGCCGCTGGTTCTCGTGGGTCTGAAAACCATCGCCGCGCGCTTTGTGCCGGTGGGTTCCAGCGCCTACGAGTGGTTTGAGTTTATCGGTCACCCGTTCACGGCGATCCTGGTGGCGTGTCTGGTGGCGATTTACGGCCTGGCAATGCGTCAGGGGATGCCAAAAGACCGGGTGATGGAGATCTGCGGTGCCGCGCTGCAGCCGGCGGGCATTATTCTCCTGGTGATCGGCGCCGGCGGCGTGTTCAAGCAGGTGCTGGTGGATTCCGGCGTGGGCCCGGCTCTGGGCGAAGCGCTGACCGGGATGGGCCTGCCGATTGCGGTCACCTGCTTCGTGCTCGCTGCGGCGGTACGTATCATCCAGGGTTCCGCCACCGTGGCGTGTTTAACCGCCGTGGGTCTGGTGATGCCGGTGATTGAACAGCTGAACTACTCCGGTGCGCAGATGGCCGCGCTGTCTATCTGTATCGCGGGCGGTTCGATTGTGGTCTCTCACGTTAACGACGCGGGCTTCTGGCTGTTCGGTAAATTTACCGGCGCCACCGAAGCGCAAACCCTGAAAACCTGGACGCTGATGGAAACCATCCTCGGCACGACGGGTGCGATTGTCGGGATGATTGCTTTCACACTGCTGAGCTGA
- the plsB gene encoding glycerol-3-phosphate 1-O-acyltransferase PlsB yields the protein MSGWPRIYYKLLNLPLSILVKSKSIPAEPALELGLDTSRPIMYVLPYNSKADLLTLRAQCLAHDLPDPLEPLEVDGTLLPRYVFIHGGPRVFTYYTPKEESIKLFHDYLDLHRSNPDLDVQMVPVSVMFGRRPGREKGEENPPLRMLNGIQKFFAVSWLGRDSFVRFSPSVSLRRMADEHGTDKIIAQKLARVARMHFARQRLAAVGPRLPARQDLFNKLLASKAIARAVEDEARSKKISHEKAQQNAIALMEEIAANFSYEMIRLSDRILGFTWNRLYQGINVHNAERVRQLAHDGHEIVYVPCHRSHMDYLLLSYVLYHQGLVPPHIAAGINLNFWPAGPIFRRLGAFFIRRTFKGNKLYSTVFREYLGELFSRGYSVEYFVEGGRSRTGRLLDPKTGTLSMTIQAMLRGGTRPITLVPIYIGYEHVMEVGTYAKELRGATKEKESLPQMLRGLSKLRNLGQGYVNFGEPMPLMTYLNHHVPEWRESIDPIEAIRPAWLTPTVNGIASELMVRINNAGAANAMNLCCTALLASRQRSLTREQLTEQLDCYLDMMRNVPYSVDSTVPSATASELIDHALQMNKFEVEKDTIGDIIILPREQAVLMTYYRNNITHMLMLPSLMAAIITQHRRISRQELLRHVETLYPMLKAELFLRWSKDELAGELDKLTEELRRQGLITVSNDELHINPSRSRTLQLLAAGARETLQRYAITFWLLSANPSINRGTLEKESRTLAQRLSVLHGINAPEFFDKAVFSSLVLTLRDEGYISDTGDAEPEETLKVYQMLAELITSDVRLTIESATQGE from the coding sequence ATGTCCGGCTGGCCACGAATTTACTACAAATTACTTAATTTACCATTAAGCATCCTGGTAAAAAGCAAGTCTATCCCAGCAGAACCCGCGCTGGAATTGGGGCTCGATACCTCGCGTCCTATTATGTATGTTTTGCCTTATAACTCGAAGGCAGACTTACTGACGCTTCGCGCCCAGTGTCTGGCGCATGACTTACCGGACCCGCTTGAACCGCTTGAAGTTGACGGTACGCTGCTGCCGCGCTACGTCTTCATTCACGGTGGACCGCGCGTGTTTACCTACTACACGCCAAAAGAAGAGTCCATCAAGCTGTTCCACGACTATCTTGACCTGCACCGCAGCAACCCCGATCTGGATGTGCAGATGGTGCCGGTATCGGTGATGTTTGGTCGTCGTCCGGGCCGTGAAAAAGGTGAAGAGAACCCGCCGCTGCGCATGCTTAACGGCATCCAGAAGTTCTTCGCGGTCTCCTGGCTGGGACGCGACAGCTTTGTGCGTTTCTCCCCTTCCGTTTCGCTGCGTCGAATGGCGGACGAGCACGGTACCGACAAGATCATCGCGCAAAAACTGGCGCGCGTGGCGCGTATGCACTTCGCCCGCCAGCGCCTGGCTGCCGTAGGGCCGCGTCTCCCGGCGCGTCAGGATCTGTTCAACAAGCTGCTGGCCTCCAAAGCGATTGCCCGCGCCGTTGAAGACGAAGCGCGCAGCAAGAAAATATCGCATGAGAAAGCCCAGCAGAACGCCATTGCGCTGATGGAAGAGATTGCAGCGAACTTCTCTTACGAGATGATTCGCCTGTCGGATCGTATTCTCGGCTTTACCTGGAACCGCCTGTATCAGGGCATCAACGTTCATAACGCCGAGCGCGTACGCCAGCTGGCGCACGATGGCCATGAGATTGTCTATGTTCCCTGCCACCGCAGCCACATGGACTACCTGCTTCTTTCCTACGTGCTCTATCACCAGGGGCTGGTACCGCCGCATATTGCTGCCGGTATCAACCTGAATTTCTGGCCAGCAGGTCCGATTTTCCGCCGCCTGGGCGCGTTCTTTATCCGTCGCACCTTCAAGGGCAACAAGCTCTACTCCACCGTGTTCCGCGAATATCTGGGCGAGCTGTTCAGCCGCGGCTATTCCGTTGAGTACTTCGTGGAGGGCGGTCGTTCCCGTACCGGACGCCTGCTCGATCCGAAGACCGGCACGCTGTCGATGACCATTCAGGCGATGCTGCGCGGAGGAACCCGTCCAATCACGCTGGTGCCAATCTACATTGGCTATGAGCACGTGATGGAAGTGGGCACGTACGCCAAAGAGCTGCGCGGTGCGACCAAAGAGAAAGAGAGCCTGCCGCAGATGCTGCGCGGCTTGAGCAAGCTACGCAATCTCGGTCAGGGCTACGTGAACTTCGGCGAACCGATGCCGCTGATGACGTATCTGAACCATCACGTTCCCGAGTGGCGCGAATCCATCGATCCTATCGAAGCGATTCGTCCGGCCTGGCTGACGCCAACGGTCAACGGCATCGCGTCCGAGCTGATGGTGCGCATTAACAACGCCGGTGCGGCTAACGCCATGAACCTGTGCTGTACGGCGCTTCTGGCTTCGCGTCAGCGTTCTCTGACCCGCGAACAGCTCACGGAGCAGCTGGATTGCTATCTGGACATGATGCGCAACGTGCCGTATTCCGTTGATTCAACCGTGCCTTCTGCTACCGCCAGTGAGCTTATCGATCACGCGCTGCAGATGAACAAGTTTGAAGTCGAAAAGGACACGATCGGCGACATCATCATTCTGCCGCGCGAGCAGGCAGTGCTGATGACCTACTACCGCAACAACATCACCCATATGCTGATGCTGCCGTCGCTCATGGCGGCTATCATCACCCAGCATCGCCGTATTTCGCGTCAGGAGCTATTGCGTCACGTTGAGACGCTCTATCCGATGCTGAAAGCGGAGCTGTTCCTGCGCTGGAGCAAAGACGAGCTGGCGGGCGAACTGGACAAACTGACGGAAGAGCTGCGTCGTCAGGGACTGATCACCGTCTCAAATGACGAGCTGCACATCAATCCGTCGCGTTCCCGAACCCTGCAACTGCTGGCGGCCGGCGCGCGCGAAACGCTGCAGCGCTACGCCATTACGTTCTGGCTGCTGAGTGCGAACCCGTCTATCAACCGCGGTACGCTGGAGAAAGAGAGCCGGACGCTGGCACAGCGCCTGTCCGTTCTGCATGGCATTAACGCCCCTGAGTTCTTCGACAAAGCGGTCTTCAGCTCTCTGGTCCTGACGCTGCGTGACGAAGGCTACATCAGCGATACGGGCGATGCCGAGCCGGAAGAGACCCTGAAGGTGTACCAGATGCTGGCCGAACTGATCACCTCGGACGTTCGCTTGACGATCGAGAGTGCGACGCAGGGCGAGTGA
- the gntK gene encoding gluconokinase — MSTTNHDHHVYVLMGVSGSGKSAVASEVAHQLQAAFLDGDFLHPRSNIMKMASGEPLNDDDRKPWLQALNDAAFAMQRTNKVSLIVCSALKKTYRDLLRDGNPNLSFIYLKGDFEVIESRLKARKGHFFKTQMLVTQFEALQEPGEDEKDVLVVDIDQSLEGVVASTIEVINKRQ, encoded by the coding sequence TTGAGCACGACTAATCACGATCACCACGTCTACGTCCTGATGGGCGTTTCCGGTAGCGGGAAATCAGCCGTAGCCAGCGAAGTGGCGCATCAACTCCAGGCTGCGTTTCTTGATGGCGACTTCCTCCATCCGCGCAGCAACATCATGAAAATGGCCTCCGGCGAGCCGCTGAACGATGACGACCGCAAACCGTGGTTGCAGGCGCTGAATGACGCCGCGTTCGCGATGCAGCGCACCAACAAAGTCTCCCTGATCGTCTGCTCCGCGCTGAAAAAAACCTACCGCGACCTGCTGCGCGACGGCAACCCGAACCTCTCTTTCATCTACCTGAAAGGGGATTTCGAGGTGATTGAAAGCCGTCTGAAGGCGCGTAAAGGTCACTTCTTCAAAACCCAGATGCTGGTGACGCAGTTCGAAGCGCTGCAGGAGCCGGGTGAAGACGAGAAAGACGTCTTAGTGGTTGATATCGATCAGTCACTGGAGGGTGTTGTTGCCAGCACCATCGAGGTCATCAATAAAAGGCAGTAA
- a CDS encoding pirin family protein — protein MIYLRKANERGHANHGWLDSWHSFSFADYYDPNFMGFSALRVINDDVIDAGQGFGTHPHKDMEILTYVLEGAVEHQDSMGNKEQVPAGEFQIMSAGTGVRHSEYNPSKTEKLHLYQIWIIPEETGITPRYEQRRFDAKQGKQLVLSPDAREGSLKVHQDMELYRWALAKDEQSVHQIAANRRVWIQVVKGEVSINGTKATTADGLAVWDEQALSVHADSESEILLFDLPPV, from the coding sequence ATGATCTACTTACGCAAAGCAAACGAACGTGGTCACGCGAATCATGGCTGGCTGGACTCATGGCATTCATTCTCGTTTGCCGACTACTACGACCCGAACTTCATGGGCTTCTCCGCACTGCGCGTGATTAACGACGACGTGATTGATGCAGGCCAGGGCTTCGGCACCCACCCGCACAAAGACATGGAAATCCTGACCTATGTGCTGGAAGGGGCGGTGGAACACCAGGACAGCATGGGCAACAAAGAGCAGGTTCCGGCGGGCGAGTTCCAGATTATGAGCGCGGGTACCGGGGTGCGTCACTCCGAGTACAACCCGAGCAAAACGGAAAAACTGCACCTGTATCAAATCTGGATCATTCCAGAAGAAACCGGCATCACGCCGCGCTACGAGCAGCGCCGCTTCGACGCGAAACAGGGCAAACAACTGGTGCTGTCCCCGGATGCGCGTGAAGGTTCCCTGAAGGTGCATCAGGATATGGAGCTGTACCGCTGGGCGCTGGCGAAAGACGAACAGTCTGTGCACCAGATTGCCGCCAACCGCCGCGTCTGGATCCAGGTGGTGAAAGGTGAAGTGTCCATCAACGGCACCAAAGCGACAACCGCCGATGGCCTGGCCGTCTGGGATGAGCAGGCGCTCTCCGTGCATGCCGACAGCGAAAGTGAAATTCTGCTGTTTGACCTGCCGCCGGTGTAA